The genomic interval GCGCTTGCGGCACGTGGGGCGAAGGGACGGCATACCGGACAAGATACTCGCATGGTTCGACCTGGCCGCGGAGGTGACGGCGCAGAACCGCGGGCTGAACCTCAACATAAATTTCAATTACGGAGGAAGGAGGGAGATACTCGACGCCGCCCTCGCCGTGGCCCTAGCCGTGAGGGAGGGACGCGTGCGGCTCGAGGATGTCGACGAAGGGGTATTGAGGCGGCACCTCTACGTTCCCGAGCTTCCGGACATCGACCTGCTCATCCGCACCGCGGGCGAATGGAGGATAAGCAATTTCATGCTCTGGCACCTGGCCGACGCGGAGGTGGTGATAACGCCGGTGCTGTGGCCCGATTTCCGGCGCGACCACCTCGAGGAGGTCATGCGTGAGTTCGCGAGGCGCCGCGCCCGCCTTGGCGAAGTCGCAACCGATCGGTTCGATTGAGGCGGATTGCGGCTTTTCCGGTTGCGTCGCCCGCTTGGCCGACAAGAGACATCCCCTTCCGGGCGCAACGGTACCGCCCCGTTTGCGCATCACGGCAACGTCTTCTCGCCCACTTTTTCCATGCGAACATGCGGCCACGCGCGGATGGCGTTTCCCTCGTGTTCATGCGCTTTTACGGCAGTCGTTGTGTTGCGCGAGCGGGATAGGAATTTGGTATATTATGACATGTTGCCATATATAGGCAATAGAAGCACGCACCCGCGAGCGCCCGCGAATTGTCCCGGGACGATTTTCAAAAAGGGGAAGGAAATCCGTGCCAAGGAGAGAAAATTCTTCAAGAAAAACTTAATGAAAGGAGTGAAGACATGGCTACCAAACCCGCTAAGAAGGCAGCGGCCAAGAAGCCCGCCAAGAAGACGGCCGCCAAGAAGACGGCAGCCAAGAAGACGGCCGCAAAGAAGCCCGCGAAGAAGACGGCGGCGAAGAAGCCGGCCGCCAAGAAGACGGCCGCGAAGAAGCCGGCGAAGAAGACGGCCGCCAAGAAGCCTGCCGCGAAGAAGCCAGCCAAGAAGACGGCCGCCAAGAAGCCGGCGAAGAAGACGGCCGCCAAGAAGAAGTAGTTTTCACGGATAGAGACACGGCGGGAAAGAAAGGCTTTTCGTATCCCTGCAAGGCGGCAAGGAGCCTTGCGTGTTACCGTGGGAGGAACCCTGTGGGAACGTGGTCTTTCCCGCCGTCTTTCGCTTCGCGCAGATCCCCGGGATTCCCCAGAGGATTCAACGGGGATGACCTGTCGTTTCGGCATGTTTGCCCGGTTGGGCAATATCGGGTAGCTCCCCGGAGAGGATATCCATGCTTTGACCCCACATCCACCTCCTGTCTATACTCGTATGGATGGAAAAGAAAACCGTCCTGATCATTGAGGATGACCGGGCCGTCGCCAGGCTTATCGAGATAGTGCTGAGCGGGAAAGGTCTTTATACGCATGTCTGCCTGGATGCCACCGGGGCCCTGGAGGTCACGAAACGCGTCCTGCCCGACCTGGTAATCCTTGACATACACATGCCCCGCCGCAGCGGCATCAGCGTGCTCAAGCGGTTACGCCAGGAAGAAAACACCCGTCACGTTCCGGTGGTGGTCTTTTCCGTGCTGTCCCGGCGCCAGAGCATAGAGCAGCTTTCCAGGATGGGGGCGGACGGGTTCGTTTCCAAGAGCGAGGGCGTGGATGCGCTGGTGGAGAAGGTCATGGAAATGCTTGCTTGACGCGGGAGGGGAATACGCACGATGGAAGTGATGGAGGCCATCAGGAAGAGGAGGAGCATCCGTCGTTACCAGGACAGGGAAGTGCCCCCCGAGCTCATCCGCGAGGTCCTCGAGGCCGCGCGGCTGGCCCCCTCGGGGAGCAACCTGCAGACCTGGAAGTTCAAGGTGGTGACGGATGCCGATACCCGCAAGTCGCTGCGGGAGGCGGCCTTCGGGCAGAAATTCGTGGAGCGGGCTCCGGTGGTCATCGTCGCGTGCGCCGACCTCACGGCTTTCGGCGACGTCTCCAGGAGGACCATGGAGCTCCTGAAGTCCGGCGCGGTGAGACCCAGCATGGAGATGGCGCTGTGGTACCTCCGCCGGAACAAGGGGGAAGACCTCGAGGAGAGAAACCTGGTAAGCGCCTGCATCAACGTCAGCATCGCCGTGCAGAACATGGTACTGGCGGCCACTTCCCTCGGACTGGGCACCTGCTGGGTGCGGGCCTTCCGGCCGGAGAAGGTGGCCGAGCTGCTGCGATTGCCCCCTGAGTACCCCCCGCTCTTTCTCGTCACCATGGGTTATGCGCGCGAGGACCCCGAGGCAAGGAGCAGGAAATCCCTGGAAGAGATACTGCTCTGAGCGGGGTTTGTGCATCTTGCGCCCGCTAACACCGCGGTACGCATCACCAATGCGGTACGCGTCACGGGGAGTCACCGGGACGCGGGGGAGGCGCTCCCGTGCGCGAACCAGTCACTCAACTGGCATATGGCGCAGAGGGGTTGCGACGTGGGCTCGCCGCAGCGCGTACAGTCCGAGGGAGGCTCGCGGTCGGTCGTTTCCCCTTCAGGCATCGCTTCGCGCAGCGAGAGGAGAAGCTGCAGCTTCCCCGAGGGTATTATCCTCTCCATGTGGTCGAAGACCTCCTTGAGCGCATGGCCGCGGGGGCTCCACACGGGGCACTTCTCCGCGAATACCGGGATGTCCCGCTGGTGGCAGTATTCCAGGTTGAGCCGCTCGGGCATGTAATACAGCGGCTTCACCTTGCGCACGAGCCGCTCGGCGGCCGGCAGGACCGGGGGCGGAAGATAGTGCTTGCGCGAGAGCAGGTTCTTGAAGGCGAAGAGGAGGATGTCCTCCAGGGTGTGGGCGGTGGCGACGACCGTGGCGTCCATGCCCCGCGCTTCCCTGTCGAGCAGCGAGCGCTTGATGGCGCCGCATACGGCGCAGGGGTGCCACCCCTTTACCTTCTGCACCCTCAGCCCCATGTCGCCGATGCGCACCACCCGCAGGAGCACGCCCGCCCGGGAGCACTGCTCCTCCACCACGCCCAGGTTGCGGTCGGAATACTCCCCCATGTTGAGATGGAAGTGCAGCGCCGAGAGGTGGAATCCCATCACTACGCCAAGGCGCCGCAGCGCGTAGAGGAGAGCGGCGGAGTCCTTCCCCCCCGAAACGGCCACCACCACCCTGTCCCCCTCTTGCAGCATGTCGTGTTTTTCCACGGCGCGGCGTACACGCCGCTCGTAGAAGCGGAGGTAGCAGGGAGGGCAGAGCTTCAGGTTGAACTCCGTGAGGCGCAACACCCCGGTGCGGGCGGCGCAGATGCGGCAACGCCCCTCCACCTGCTGCACGGGAGGATGGTTGTCTTCGCTCATGCGAATAAGATAGCAGATATTCCCCCGGCGCGTACTCGCTATCCCGGTTTTCAGGAGGGTGCGTTCGAGGTGATGCGTTCGGGGAGAAGGGTTCGCGCAGCGGTCAGGGGAACGCCTTCAGGGAGAAGGGTTCGCGCAGCGGTCAGGGGGACACGCCGTGCATCGCCGTGGAAAGCGGTATGTCGGCGGGCATCTCCCCGGTTTCCATGAGAGGCAGGCGGATGACTATGGTGAGCCAGCCTCCCGATGCCCTTATGGCGCTGAAGCTTCCTCCGTGCGCCGCCACCACCCTGTTCGCTATGGCCAGGTCGAGGTCTTCCTCGCTCTGGTCCCAGTGCGCAAGGGAAAGGCGGCTTCCGTTCTCACGCAGCACGGAGGCCTCCCGGTTGCGTATGTTGAGGGTGAACACCAGCTCACGCCCCTCGTCCTTGAGGGATATCCTGGTTTCGGTGCCGCTGCCGAACCTCCTGGAAACGAAGGAGAAGACGCCTTCCAGCGCGCGTTTCATGCGCGTGACGTCAAGCATCACCTCGGGAAGCCTTTCCGGCGCGCTCAGGACGGCCTGCGCGGGGTCGCAGGCCTGTCCCAGGCGGGGGAGGGAAGAGCGCACCAGGTCCTCCATCCTGGCGGGTTCGCGGTTCAGGCGCACCTTGCCCGACTCGAGGCGCGAGATGTCCAGGAGGTCCTCGACAAGACGGGAGAGGTTATCGGCCTCCCTGCGGATTATCTCCAGGTATTCCCTCTCCATCTCCGCGGGAAGCTCCCTGCTCGCCAGCAACTCGCTGAAGCCGAGGATGGAGGTCAGCGGCGTGCGCATCTCGAAGCTGACCGCCGAGACGAAGCCGGAAGCGGCGCGGTTCATCTCCGCGAGCCTGTGCAGTTCCTCCATGGCCCTCGTCCTCTCGCGGGCCTGTTCCCTGCTCTCCACGCTGAGGCGCTCGAAGAAGAAGGAGAGGAGGAAGAGGAAGAACAGTTGCGAGACGAGTAGCTGCGTTTCGCCGGAAACGAGCTGGTACCGCACGCTGCAGGCGAAGAGGTGGCCGACGGCGGCCAGTATGGCGAGAGTGGCGGACATGCGCGACGAGGTGCTCAGCCCGCACGCGAATGCGGTGAAGAGCAGCAACAACGGGAAGAGCGGGCTGCGCACGCCGCCGCTGAAGGAGATGGCCCCGCAGAGGAGGGCTGCCGCGGACAGCAGGTAGACGGCGATGATGAGACTCGCGTAGCGCGCGAAAAAACCTTCCCCGTGGGGGAGCATTATGGTGGTGGCGTTCACCACGAGGATGCCGACCAGGAAGAGGAACGCCGTCTCCTGCCGCATGCCGGCCTGGTGGGGGAGGAAGAGCAGCAGGGCGAAAAGCGGGATGACCACCCAGAGGGAGTTCCCCAGTACGCGCGTCAGGTTCCTCCGGAACAACTCGCGACCCCCCTTATCCTCCGCGTATGGGAAGGTAGACGGTGAAGGTGCTGCCCTGCCCCTGCTCGCTGCGCACGGTGACCTTCCCGCCGTGCAGCTCCACGATGTGCTTGACTATGGCCAGCCCCAGGCCCGTTCCGCTTATGCCCAGCACCTCTTCCCTCTCCACGCGGCTGAACCTTTCGAAGATGCGCGGCAGCTCCTCGGCCGGGATGCCGATCCCCCGGTCGCTGACGGAGATGGTCACGTACTTGCCCTCCACCTCGGTGGTCACCTCTACGGGGCCCCCGTCGGGAGAGTACTTGATGGCGTTGCTGAGGAGGTTCTTCATCACCTGGTGCAGCCTTTCCGGGTCCGCGTAGACCATGGGGACATGGCGCGAACCGAGGTAGCGCAACCGGTGGGAGGACGTCTGCGACTGGAAGAACTCCACGTCCTCCGTGACGAGGCGCGGGATATCGACCATCTCGTGCTTGAGCTCCAGGCCCGCTTCGATGCGGGACAGGTTGAGAAGGTTGGTGATGAGGCTTGAGAGGCGCTCTGCCTCCACCTGGATGATGCGGTAGAACTCCTGCCTCTTTGCGGGCTCCAGGTCCTTGGTGGCCAGGATCTCGCTGAAGCCGTGAATGGAGGTAAGGGGGGTGCGTATCTCGTGTGAGACCACGGACACGAACTCGGACTTCGCCTTTTCCAGCCGCCGGATGAATTCACCCAGGGTGGCCACCTCGTTGCGGGACTGCTCCTGGCGGCGCAGCTCGAGGGAGATGCGGCTGGAGAGGTAGCAGGCGAGGAAGAGGTAAAGGACGTTACATGCCAGCGCCTGCACGTTCGCGACGGCGAAGTCGCCGGAGGTGACCGTCACAAGGGTGTAGGCGGCCGCGAGAAAGGACGTGTTCAGCAGGGCCGGGACCAGGTCGCAGCAGATGCCGGCCGCCACGGGCCCGATGAGCGCGGCGTAGTAAAGGGTGCTGGAGACGCCCCCGCTGAAGTAGATGGCCGCGCACACGATCACGTCGTACACGCAGATCCCGATGAAGAGGGGTGGCAGGCGCGGGAAAAGCCTGCCGTGCCTGCTGGGGTAGAGGATGACCAGGTGGTGTACTATGACCAGTACGCCGAGGGCGGCGAGCACGAGGTAGAGCATGGAGTGGTCCATCTCCTGCTCGTGGGGGAGGTGGATGATGAGGGCGGTGAGGGGGATGGCGATGATCGCCATGATGGTGAGTATGCCCGCCAGCTTTCTCTCCATGTTCATCCGCCCGCGCGTCTCCCCCGTCCTCTTTCGGCTCTCCCTTTCTTCTTATTGTACTTCGTCCTGCCGGGCTCTTTCTTTGACATTCCAGGGCACCCGTTCTTCTCCCGGCCCGGGGCCTCGGCATGACGGTCTCGCTCGGCGCCACGCACCGCTCTTGAATTCGGAACGTGAGAGAGGAGTCCTCGCTGCGACCGATCCTGTAGTTCCCCGGGCTGGGTGGATACGGTAAGGCCGGGCCGGGGGCTCGTGCTCGCTCCGCGACGCGCGGCCTCGCGATGGCTACATGCCCTCCTTCGGGCAAGGCCTTTCTCAAACGGGGACACTTCGCCAGAGCCATGATGGAGGCCGCTTGCGATGTCGCTCGCCCGACCCCCGGATCCGGCCCGGGTGGTTGGTTCAGTAAGGGAGGCTGCGACCGATCCTGTAGTTCCCCGTGCTGGGTGGATGGAAATGCGGGGGCTGCTCGCGATTTCCCTGGCCCGGCACCCGGACGGACTTACGCCCAGGCCCGGTGGAATGCGTATGCATGGAGGTTAAAGGAATCGAGCCTGTGTTGCTGCCGGTGCCCGATACCTCGTCACGACAGTGGGCTGGGCAAAATCCTGGGTAAAGCAAAGGGAGGAGGCCGTGGCCCCCTCCCATGGAGGAAATTCGCTTTACTGTTGCGCGAGGATGTCCCTCAGGGGTATGTCCGCCAGGTGCGTGTACACGTAGGACGAGCTTCCGTAGCGGTGCCAGAGGAGATTCGGCTGCTGGTAGTTGTAGATGTTGACGTGCGTGGTGTAGAGATTGCTGGACAGGGGCCAGCTCCAGACCTCGAGCATCCCGTTCACCTCGATGTAGGCGCTGTTGGGGTCGATGGAGGCGCCGTTGGTGTCGAAGGTGAAGAAGAGGTTGACGTCCCCTCCCACGTGGTCGGGGTAGCGCGCGCCCAGGTCGTTCTGGTAGTGATTGCCGCGCCTCCACAGGTAGGAACCCTTCGAGGACCCCTTGCCGAAGAGGATATAGGAACGCCCGCCGCTGTGCAGGATGAGCTGCAGGGGCATGTAGTCCAGGGAGCGCTCGTTGGTCAGCCACTGCACCGTCAGGTAGAGATGCACGTAGTTCGCCTTGCTCCAGTCGGCGTTGTAGAGATCGGGGGTGTACCAGTTCATGATGGCGCTCTGGGGATCCAGGTCAGCGGAGGGGTCGACGTTCCTGAAGATGTAGCGGTAATCCCCCCAGGTCACGTTGGGCTTGGTAGGTTCCTGCGCCACCCCGACCCCGGCTTCCTCTCCCTGCGCCGTCTCTCCCGCCTGTCCCGCCTGCTCGTCCTGGGCCCAGCACCATCCCATCAAGAGGGCGACGAGCAACAGGCTGAGGAGGGCTATCATGGCTATCTTCCTCATCACCCGGACCCCCTTCTAATCCTGCTCCCTTTCCTGAAAAAGGAAGTAACTGTCCAAGCCGCTTTCAATTCTAACATATCGGCATTCGACAACCCGCTCTTGAACCCGACGACACGGTCCACTGGCGCTGCTGCCGACAATTTTCAATAATATACCAATCGGCAGGATTTGTAAAAATGTGGTGACCGCGCCTTTGCCCTTGTGCGACTTCTTCCATGCCGAAGATGCTGTTCGCCATCGCACGCATGTTACGGCGCACACGGGACAGGCCTTCCACCGGTTGAGGGGAACTGCGGTGGGAGTCCTCAGGGGAGGGAGGCCTCGCTCTCCAGTTCCTCCTCCATGGCGTCCACCACGCTGGTGTAGGCGACCACGCTGCGGTGCAGGAGGTCCATGGCCTCGGAGAACCTCCTGGCCAGGAGCGGGTCATCGCTGACCTCCTTCATCTGCCGGAGTATGTCCAGGACCTGCTTCATGGAGCGCACGAAATCCCCGGCGGAATACTGGGGGTAGGCGGAGGAGATATAGGCAAGGTCCTCGCCGCGGGCCCAGTCGTGAACGACGGGTATGAAGCCGGGATCCACGAGCCGCAGCAGGTCCAGCCCCTCGCGCGCCTCCAGTGTCTTTATCCTTCCCTCCAGGGTACGTGTGCGCGTCACCGCCTCCTCCAGCCCGGGGGTGGGAAAAGAGGGAGCCGCGGCGGGTTCGCGGTAGGGGCGGCCTCCCCGGCGGCGAGGCGCGGGACCCTCCCGGGTCTCGAAGACGAAGATGGAGGCGAAGGCGGCCGTTTCCGCCGCGTCCAGTGGATGGAAGACACCCTGCTCCAGGCATTCCGCGAGCGTGAGGTCGCACTCGTTGTAGATGCGGCTGAGCATGATGCCCTTGCGCGTCGGCTTGTCGTCCTCCAGGTAGCCCAGGCGCGACAGCACCTTCATCACGTTGCCCAGCCTGCGCGAGGAGACGTCGCTGCGCGCCGCCATCTGAGACTCGACGCGGGCGATCTCCGCCTCCAGGTTGGCGATGTTGCGGCATACCTCCATGCACCCCTCCTGCGCATCGCAGGCATGGCAGGGGTGCGTTTCCATTTCCTCCCTGGCGTAGATGAGTTCCTCGCGGTGCGGGAGGGACAGCTCCGCCTCCCACTCCTCCGGGGGCGGCAAGCGGAAACCGCCAAGAGCTTGGCGTAGTTTCTTCTCCTTGGCCTTGCTGTCGGCGGGGAGGAAGGAGGATCCCAGGTGCCCGATGACCTGGGGGGGATATGGAAACTGCTGGTAGGAAGCCTTGAGGAAGCGGCCGCGGTCGTCCATGGTCGTCAGGCGGGGGTTGCCGTGCTTGTCCTCGGAGATGGAGAGCACCACCGCGGCCCTGCGCGCGCCCTTGCGCTGCAGCACGATGACGTCGCCGGGGACCATTTCCTCCAGCTCGCGGTTGACGAGCTCCCTCCTCCTGCGGCGGCGCTCCTCGGCCATCTCCTTCTCCATGCGCGAGACCTCCGTCCGCAGCGCGAAGTATGCTCGGGCGTCGCCGCGCTCGCAGGCGATCTTCTTCTCGTGAGACCGCGCCCTCTTGCGCAGCCGGCTGCGGGAGCGTTCCAGGCGCACCACGTCGC from Actinomycetota bacterium carries:
- the uppS gene encoding di-trans,poly-cis-decaprenylcistransferase, which produces MREEHDIKPVHIGIIMDGNGRWAKMRGLPRIEGHRCGEESIMEAVRVCAGHGIRALSLFAFSTENWDRPEEEVRFLVNMSRDVLRRRLEEFMSLGVRLRHVGRRDGIPDKILAWFDLAAEVTAQNRGLNLNINFNYGGRREILDAALAVALAVREGRVRLEDVDEGVLRRHLYVPELPDIDLLIRTAGEWRISNFMLWHLADAEVVITPVLWPDFRRDHLEEVMREFARRRARLGEVATDRFD
- a CDS encoding nitroreductase family protein, whose amino-acid sequence is MEVMEAIRKRRSIRRYQDREVPPELIREVLEAARLAPSGSNLQTWKFKVVTDADTRKSLREAAFGQKFVERAPVVIVACADLTAFGDVSRRTMELLKSGAVRPSMEMALWYLRRNKGEDLEERNLVSACINVSIAVQNMVLAATSLGLGTCWVRAFRPEKVAELLRLPPEYPPLFLVTMGYAREDPEARSRKSLEEILL
- a CDS encoding adenine nucleotide alpha hydrolase family protein encodes the protein MSEDNHPPVQQVEGRCRICAARTGVLRLTEFNLKLCPPCYLRFYERRVRRAVEKHDMLQEGDRVVVAVSGGKDSAALLYALRRLGVVMGFHLSALHFHLNMGEYSDRNLGVVEEQCSRAGVLLRVVRIGDMGLRVQKVKGWHPCAVCGAIKRSLLDREARGMDATVVATAHTLEDILLFAFKNLLSRKHYLPPPVLPAAERLVRKVKPLYYMPERLNLEYCHQRDIPVFAEKCPVWSPRGHALKEVFDHMERIIPSGKLQLLLSLREAMPEGETTDREPPSDCTRCGEPTSQPLCAICQLSDWFAHGSASPASR
- a CDS encoding response regulator; the protein is MEKKTVLIIEDDRAVARLIEIVLSGKGLYTHVCLDATGALEVTKRVLPDLVILDIHMPRRSGISVLKRLRQEENTRHVPVVVFSVLSRRQSIEQLSRMGADGFVSKSEGVDALVEKVMEMLA